The following are encoded in a window of Acropora muricata isolate sample 2 chromosome 6, ASM3666990v1, whole genome shotgun sequence genomic DNA:
- the LOC136920011 gene encoding uncharacterized protein produces the protein MKGFCFQFLCSPTNFFQAFSSSFRRYSSLTKANKFPVESGRVSWTNHGWGASFSRLKQLFDYISETFTAGVIQSYQGQLGLGEAPLLPQEALLEDFTRFGNDMIFQEYDAPAGDNSKMGWKKSRPTSWWNSLWEAMKHAFCIQIVGGVALGTIAILVLVLDFNTVDLCFDQQKLNWTALPKRTQAVMVAAGCCEAYVVQLWSFLVVLFLFGWPLIKRLNLLVLNLLGAFVDTYYRLVLQVFNIYKSSWMSFPLNAIFVLILLMNSLLIGREIARRNENGRRGRMKKTLQVFAMLLAQFAFALAIFFVLVYVLIPLYGKASETNRAVIAGCFPLVTAMPKVIIRLAAQRIDFLHSGNSHAFFVVLNFASAIVFRVMQAELTNLNLFILLSLAHGAIDLLERFTIVIRDYLWYVIYKKLNKQGGVETTLIAARFRTPRSMRLVADVSIQMILGESTSLIAAVGFIQLYKFMYPDGSPESPFDQFFIRVSIALSIDFVFNSFSLWLQMSCFNVAVVRVWKKKWRKHMLIVLIIAIVTLCYMTTYLFAVVKEKNSSKAKDLNCLRPFTKFG, from the exons ATGAAAG gcttttgttttcaattcctCTGTTCGCCAACGAATTTCTTTCAAGCATTTTCAAGCTCTTTCAGGAGGTACAGCAGCTTGACCAAAGCAAACAAATTTCCAGTCGAAAGCGGACGAGTTTCGTGGACAAACCATGGCTGGGGAGCTTCTTTCTCGCGGCTTAAGCAGTTGTTCGATTATATCAGCGAAACATTTACCGCTGGAGTTATTCAGTCTTACCAAGGGCAATTAGGTCTAGGCGAGGCTCCCTTATTGCCACAAGAAGCTCTATTGGAGGATTTTACTAGGTTCGGCAATGATATGATTTTTCAGGAATATGATGCTCCTGCGGGAGATAACAGCAAAATGGGTTGGAAGAAGTCGCGACCGACATCTTGGTGGAATTCGCTCTGGGAAGCCATGAAGCATGCATTTTGCATTCAGATTGTCGGTGGTGTAGCTCTGGGAACTATTGCTATTTTAGTACTAGTTCTAGATTTTAACACAGTTGATTTGTGCTTTGATCAGCAGAAGTTGAATTGGACAGCTCTGCCTAAGAGAACCCAAGCTGTTATGGTGGCTGCAGGTTGTTGTGAAGCATACGTGGTTCAGTTATGGAGTTTTCTTGTTGTGTTGTTCTTGTTTGGTTGGCCGTTGATCAAGAGGCTCAATTTGTTGGTCCTAAATCTTCTCGGTGCTTTCGTCGATACTTACTACCGCCTTGTTTTACAGGTGTTCAATATTTACAAAAGTTCTTGGATGTCATTCCCTCTTAATGCTATTTTTGTCTTGATATTGTTGATGAATAGCTTGCTGATTGGCAGAGAAATAGCAAGAAGAAACGAAAATGGACGGCGTGGACGAATGAAGAAAACTCTTCAAGTTTTTGCAATGCTTTTAGCCCAGTTTGCTTTTGCACTCgctatattttttgttttggtgtatGTTCTAATTCCATTGTATGGTAAAGCATCAGAGACGAACAGAGCTGTCATTGCTGGATGTTTTCCTCTTGTCACGGCTATGCCAAAGGTCATCATACGTCTGGCTGCACAGAGAATCGATTTTCTTCATTCCGGGAACTCGCATGCGTTTTTTGTCGTGCTGAACTTTGCGTCTGCGATTGTTTTTCGCGTCATGCAAGCCGAATTGACAAATCTCAATCTTTTTATTCTCCTTAGCCTCGCGCATGGGGCAATAGATCTGTTGGAAAGGTTTACCATTGTTATCCGCGATTATTTGTGGTACgtta tttacaAGAAGCTTAATAAACAGGGCGGTGTGGAGACTACATTGATTGCAGCTCGATTTCGCACTCCACGGAGCATGCGTCTAGTGGCTGACGTGAGTATTCAGATGATATTGGGCGAGTCAACGTCACTAATAGCAGCGGTCGGTTTCATTCAGCTGTACAAGTTCATGTACCCCGACGGTTCACCTGAGTCTCCTTTCGACCAATTCTTCATCCGTGTTTCGATCGCTCTCAGCATTGATTTCGTGTTTAATTCCTTCTCCCTGTGGCTACAAATGTCTTGCTTCAATGTGGCTGTGGTGAGGGTCTGGAAAAAGAAATGGCGAAAACACATGCTCATTGTCTTAATTATCGCAATTGTAACATTGTGCTATATGACAACTTATCTCTTCGCAGTTGTAAAGGAGAAAAACAGTTCAAAggcaaaggatttgaattgttTGAGGCCTTTTACCAAGTTTGGCTGA